The nucleotide sequence TTCATACAAGCTTCCACTTGACACAGCAAGGTGGAAAGCTCCTCGAAGGTGAGCTGTTGTTCCCCTATTGTGCGTCGTAGATGCCTCTTCGcggatttcacggccgcttcccacagACCGCCGAAATGAGGAGAATACGGCGGTATGAACCTCCATTCCGTTCCGTCGGCGGCCAGCAATTCCGCCGTTTCCTTGTAAAAGGTCGATGCAGCGTTGAACATGCGCTTCAGAAGCTGATCGGCACCTCTGAACGTCGTAGCGTTGTCACTCAGCATCTGGTGACATCTTCCGCGTCTAGCTACGAAGCGTTTGAAAGCTGCGATGAAGGAGGCAGAGGACAAATCGGACACGACATCTAAGTGGACCGCCTTCGTGCACAGGCACACGAAAACGACGACGTATCCCTTGGTGGTCCGCTGTCCCCTTGCTCTCGTCATGAGCATCGGAATCGGACCAGCATAATCGACTCCGCTGACCGAGAATGCCCTTGCTGGTTGCACTCGCTGGGCAGGCAGCATTCCCATTTGCTGGTTGCTGGTGCGCCCTTGGAGCCGAGTGCAGGTAACGCAGCCTTTTACGACCCGTTTCACCAGCGTCTTGTCTCGCGGAATCCAGTGGCGGAGCCTGAGCGTCGCCCGCGTCAAGTTCACTCCCCCATGGAGCGTCCGAAGGTGAGCTGACCGGATCAGCAATGGTGCCAACGGAGACTGTCGGTCGACGATCACAGGATGTCTCTGGTCGAATGAAACTGCTGCGTGGTCCAGTCGTCCTCCCACTCGTAAGACACCTTGACGATCTATAATCGGCCGAAGAGAAACAAGGGTCGAGGTCGATTTGATTATCTTACCCTTCTCCATTTCCGCGAGTTCGTCGCCAAAGTCGTCAGCTTGGCTCATTCGGTGGACGCTCACCCACGCCTCGTCGATCTCAGTGGCTGTCAGGAACCCGTGCTGCGGTGTACCGATGGATCGAGCGTTGTTTGCGAATCGTCGCATATACGCGGTCACTCGGACCAGCCTCAACGCTGACGAGAATCGGAGAGGGTCCCAGGGCGATTCGAAGACGGCTCGCAGACTGGGATGGTCGCCGGACTTCGTCTTCCTtgccatcgtcgtcgtcaccgtcactctgcgctccggagcctcgctctcgtcgacgtcacatgcgccaggccaatcctcctgaggccctgacaaccacgagggaccgctccaccagaggtcatcgtcgaccagtacctgcgctgaaatcccacgcgtggcaaggtccgcaggattttcgtctgtcctcgcgtGTCGCCACTCAACGTCCGGTAGCAGGCGCTGGATCTCGGCCACCCTATGCGCCACGAACGGTTTCCACCTGGAAGCATGAGACCTCACCCAGGCTAGgacgaccgatgcatcggtccacGCATGCATAGTCACGCTGTGAGGCCGCATCGAATCTCCTACTGCTCTCAGCAATCGGGCCAGCAGTAGAGCACCGCACAGCTCCAGCCTAGGAATGCTCTGTGGTTTGGTTGGAGCGACCTTGGTCTTCGCCATCAGTAAGTGCGTCTCGGCCCTTGCACCGGTAACTGGCACCCTTATGAAGACGGCTGCGGAGTATGCCCTTTCTGACGCGTCGCTGAATCCGTGCAGCTCTATATTGTCGCTGGTCGCCGCACGATAGCCAATCCATCTCGGAACTGTGATTCGATCGGTCCTCTCCATCTCGAATCGAATTTGCTTCCATCGCTCGGAAAACAGCTCGGACAGCGGCTCGTCCCACAACAATCCGGACAACCAGAGGTCCTGCAGCAGGATCTTCGCAGCAATGCTGATCGGAGACAGCCACCCCAGTGGATCGAAAAGCCTGGCCGTCTCAGACAAAACCGATCGTTTGGTCCATGGTTGACCTGATGTGGCAGTCCTGAGCTTCGGAGCCGCAAGAGACAGAGTGTCGTTCACCGTGCTCCATTTGAGTCCCAGcgctcctgcctcttggtgacccTGCAACAATTGAATGAGACCGGAGCTCGACGACAAATAATTGGTCGCCCACTTATCCAGCGGGAATCCGCCCGCCGTCAGGATGTCCGTGAGTTGACGTCGAGCCTCCTCGGTGTCGTCGATGTCATCTCCTCCGGCCAGAATGTCATCGACATACGAATTCGCTCGGAGAATCGCTGCACCCCGCGGAAATCGAGCCTTCTCGTCGTCGGCAAGTTGATGCAGTACTCTCGAGGCGAGGTACGGAGCCGACGTCGTGCCGTAGGTCACCGTCGTCAAACGGAAGTCCCGTACTTCCTCGCTTGGATCGTTCCTCCAGACGATCCTCTGCCAGTCTCTGTCCTCTGGGTGCACCTTGATctggcgaaacatttttacaatgtccgTCGAAAAGGCATGCCGATGGAATCGCCACCTCGTTATTACGGCCCAGAGGTCAGTTTGGAGCTTCGGTCCGGCGGCCAGGTAATCGTTAATGGCACTGCCTCTGCCTGAAACGTAGGAACCATTAAAAACTACTCTTATTTTGTTTCCGGAAGGTTTTTCCCGCCACACGGCGTGATGCGGAAGGTAATTCTCCCCCCCGCCAGTCGAGTGCCGCGAGACGAACTCCATGTGCCCGAGCCGTTCGTACTCCTCCAGAAATTCGGAGTATTTCTGTCGGAGCGTCTCGTCCCTTTCTCGTCTCCTTTCGGACGATAAGAGCAAGCGCACTGCAGCCGATCGCGGAACTCCGACATCGGTGCCTGGGGTGGCAACGAACGGTAAGCGCACAACGTAGCGTCCATCCTGATCTCTGCGGTGCGTATCCTTGAAGTACTTTTCGCATGCTTCGTCCTGAGGCGTGCTTATTGCACTAGTTGGTACTTCTTCCAGCTCCCAGAACCTCTGCCAATCGTCTCGGAGGTCTCGTGCAGGCTGAACCAGCAAGGATCGCACCCGAGGTCCAGCGCTGTGGTCCGTTGTGGATGAGGTTGTGCCCATCGGCGCCCAgccgaagggcgttcgaacaattgGAGGAGTGCCCATTGGTCCGATTCGATTCTCGAGGAGGAGGTGACCACACGCATCTGCCCCGAGAAGTAATTCCACCCTGTTCGGAGAGCGGAAGTCCTCGTCGGCTAACGGAAGTCCGTGGAGGTGAGTCCACTTCTCGTCGTTAATTTCTACCGCTGGAGTCGGAGCGGTAATTTTTCGCGTCACCAGCGCGTTTAACGCGAGTCGGAACTTGGAGTCGCGACTAGACGCGAGTAACACGGACACTTCGTGACGTACCGTGCCCACGTTTATCTCCTGGTATCCGGTCAAATGAACCTCCACGTTCCGGCGCGGAAGACGTAACGCTTGCACGACATCGTCCGTCACGAATGACATTTCGGACCCGGGGTCGAGTAACGCGCGAGCGGAGACACTGCGACCGTTCGGGGACTTCAACTGGACGCGCGCGGTGGCCAGTAAAACAACGCGATTCGACCTGAACGTGTTCACCGAACTTGTGCTTGGCTGCGCGGGAGCTTCGCTCTTCCGGAACGCCTCGTGAAGCGAGGTGTGGTGATGACCGCCGCACACCATACACCGGTAGGAAGACGTGCACGCCGCGAGCAAGTGGGTTCCCGAGAAACACGAAACGCACAGTTTATTTCGGTACACAAATTCCTTGCGTTCCGACGCGCTAAAGGTTTTGAACTGACCGCAGTGCCCTAGCTGGTGATTGTCCGAACACAGCGGGCACTTCCGAACGTTGCTGGCCTTCGCGGATGGCCCTTTGGTCATTTGCACGGTCATGGCCGTCCTTTGTTCGGGTTTTCGCGTCTCCTCTCGCTTGGTCGGTGTTGACGAACACATCGGCTCTTGGGTCGAGGCCAAGGCATGGATGCGTGATTCGAGGAAATCTCGAATCTCCACGAAGGACGGCATGATCGTCGGGTCCGGGAACATCTTCTCCCAGTCCAGGCGCGTCGTCGAGTCCAGCTTCCTGACGAGGAGTGTCACGAACCAGTCGTCCCATGTGTCGACTGGTTTTTTAAGCGCGGCCAGAGCATCTCGAGCTTGGCAGAACTCGTCGAGGACTCTGGTCAATTCCTCCGTCGAAGCTCGTTTCACTGCCGGGCAGTCCAAAAGTCTTCCGAGGTGAGCGGTGGTCAGAACACGGATGCCTCCATAACGACGTTCGAGTGCCGCCCACGCCGTCGAATAGTTCGCATCCGTCAGGGATGTACGCGCGATAACCTTCGCAGCCGCACCGGTGAGGCTCGCCTTCAAATATTGTAGGCGTTGGACGTCCTGCAATCGTTTCGAATTGTGGATCGTagcgcgaaacgaatcgcgaaacTCCTCCCACCGTAGGAGATCGCCCGAAAATTTCTCGATGGTCAGAGTCGGCAATCTGGGTCCGGCGTTGCACTCGTGAGACTCGGCTTCAGCCGGAATTGCTGAGGCGACGGGCTTCAGATTTTCTAGCCTCTCCACCAATTCAGAGGAGTTCTGGATGTAGGCTTCCTCGACTTCGTCGTATAGGCCTCTCTTCCTGTAGTTACTGGCGGCGTAATCTGGCATCGGTCTCATAGCGTTATGATTTGCGGTGAAGTTGCGCCAGTAACTCTCCAGCAACTCGATTCTTTTCTGCAATACGACCGCGGAGAGTTTCGCTGCCCCCAATTTGTCGGTATTGATGATGCAGTTCTTGATGCGGCCAGCGATCTCCTCCTGAGCGACCACTACATCGCTGAACGTTTGCGGCATTGTTTCGGCAGTTAAAATTCAAACAAAACGTAAAAACAAACTGATCGAGACGCGAAAGACAAAGGACTTTACGCGTATCGCGGTAAACACCTTGCCTCGGTCGGTTCGAGAGCGGTTGGTGTCCCGGTGGAAGGTCACGGAATTTTCGAATCCGTAACGGTTCGCCACGCGGTCTAAGTACCGTTTTTCGAGAACGGTCTCACGAATTCTGTTCGAAGAATTCACTTGCTCCTTTCCTTTCAGGTGCTTCCTGATTGTCTGCGACGGAGCCTCGGAAGatgctcgatgcactcgcggatcactcgaggagacaacggaagcgcacaacagaactcgcggtgatgcacagaattcttcgtaattctgcggtggatcgagtggaatagagaaatcggcacactctattcccgggtttcggcaccaaatgttttggatcttcgttgggttccgtaacgttggaacctttaacttacgatcgcgaaatgtttgagaaataaagtcggaatttgtgggagagctaatcgatttattcgtgttatcactgcggttctcggaaaagagagcgagggctcgacggattgccgtgtatattgacggggctctctcccctcgccgcgcaccccgaactactcggtccgcccgaagtgtgcggggagagagagagacgaaccgcgacgacggccgagtcctcaatacaaacaaagttcggcagtcgctaatttgccgtgtgtgcgtgcggacggacagcggcaccgaccagctgattgctcgaacagaaTTGAGTGCTAAAAGTACGCTAGAGGAAAGTGAAATGACTGACGGTATAAAAGTAGAATTCCGCCTGCATAAGAACAATTAGAACAGTTATTCATAGCACGCGACACAAAGCCTGAAAAGAAGGCGGCGCAGTTGTTGGTGCGTGTGGACACGGAAGCGTTCAAGCTCATCAAACAGCTGGTCGCTCCGGCTAAAATAAACACAAAAAGTTATGATCAAATAGTTGAGATCATGAACGAGCACTTAAATTCAAAACCGTCCGAAGTTATGGAACgattcaattttaatcaagccAAGCAAGCTGAAACGGACACGGTAGCGGAATTTGCagcgagatcgaaaaaattagcACTAAACTGCAACTTTAAAGAAATCGAAGTCGCACTAAGGGATCAGTTCGTATGTGGCTTAAGAGATCA is from Halictus rubicundus isolate RS-2024b unplaced genomic scaffold, iyHalRubi1_principal scaffold0215, whole genome shotgun sequence and encodes:
- the LOC143364035 gene encoding uncharacterized protein LOC143364035 translates to MPQTFSDVVVAQEEIAGRIKNCIINTDKLGAAKLSAVVLQKRIELLESYWRNFTANHNAMRPMPDYAASNYRKRGLYDEVEEAYIQNSSELVERLENLKPVASAIPAEAESHECNAGPRLPTLTIEKFSGDLLRWEEFRDSFRATIHNSKRLQDVQRLQYLKASLTGAAAKVIARTSLTDANYSTAWAALERRYGGIRVLTTAHLGRLLDCPAVKRASTEELTRVLDEFCQARDALAALKKPVDTWDDWFVTLLVRKLDSTTRLDWEKMFPDPTIMPSFVEIRDFLESRIHALASTQEPMCSSTPTKREETRKPEQRTAMTVQMTKGPSAKASNVRKCPLCSDNHQLGHCGQFKTFSASERKEFVYRNKLCVSCFSGTHLLAACTSSYRCMVCGGHHHTSLHEAFRKSEAPAQPSTSSVNTFRSNRVVLLATARVQLKSPNGRSVSARALLDPGSEMSFVTDDVVQALRLPRRNVEVHLTGYQEINVGTVRHEVSVLLASSRDSKFRLALNALVTRKITAPTPAVEINDEKWTHLHGLPLADEDFRSPNRVELLLGADACGHLLLENRIGPMGTPPIVRTPFGWAPMGTTSSTTDHSAGPRVRSLLVQPARDLRDDWQRFWELEEVPTSAISTPQDEACEKYFKDTHRRDQDGRYVVRLPFVATPGTDVGVPRSAAVRLLLSSERRRERDETLRQKYSEFLEEYERLGHMEFVSRHSTGGGENYLPHHAVWREKPSGNKIRVVFNGSYVSGRGSAINDYLAAGPKLQTDLWAVITRWRFHRHAFSTDIVKMFRQIKVHPEDRDWQRIVWRNDPSEEVRDFRLTTVTYGTTSAPYLASRVLHQLADDEKARFPRGAAILRANSYVDDILAGGDDIDDTEEARRQLTDILTAGGFPLDKWATNYLSSSSGLIQLLQGHQEAGALGLKWSTVNDTLSLAAPKLRTATSGQPWTKRSVLSETARLFDPLGWLSPISIAAKILLQDLWLSGLLWDEPLSELFSERWKQIRFEMERTDRITVPRWIGYRAATSDNIELHGFSDASERAYSAAVFIRVPVTGARAETHLLMAKTKVAPTKPQSIPRLELCGALLLARLLRAVGDSMRPHSVTMHAWTDASVVLAWVRSHASRWKPVTVTTTMARKTKSGDHPSLRAVFESPWDPLRFSSALRLVRVTAYMRRFANNARSIGTPQHGFLTATEIDEAWVSVHRMSQADDFGDELAEMEKDRQGVLRVGGRLDHAAVSFDQRHPVIVDRQSPLAPLLIRSAHLRTLHGGVNLTRATLRLRHWIPRDKTLVKRVVKGCVTCTRLQGRTSNQQMGMLPAQRVQPARAFSVSGVDYAGPIPMLMTRARGQRTTKGYVVVFVCLCTKAVHLDVVSDLSSASFIAAFKRFVARRGRCHQMLSDNATTFRGADQLLKRMFNAASTFYKETAELLAADGTEWRFIPPYSPHFGGLWEAAVKSAKRHLRRTIGEQQLTFEELSTLLCQVEAFPEPGDEITYDAGRRRWNLVSRLLEGFWQRWRTEYLSQLQTLPKWQRARENLAVGAVVLLKDDLAPPTKWPLGRVVEVHRGSDGRVRVAVVKTATRTTTRAIQRLVPLISSEHSTGEET